Genomic DNA from Thermofilum sp.:
TACGAGAGTCTGGCCGCTAGAGCTCTTCCTGTTCGTTCTTCTCACCGCAGCTTCCCTAGCTCTGCTGGTAGAGGAGTTGGGGGGTGGTGCGTGATGAGGGGGTATGTTCTGAGGAGAAGCATCTGGGTGTACCACTTGAATACGGGTGCCTGTAACGGCTGCGATATAGAGGCTATCGCTGCGCTGGCTCCCCGTTACGATGTTGAGCGCTTCGGCGTAAAGCTCGTCGGGTCTCCGAGGCACGCTGACGTCCTCCTAGTAACGGGGCCCCTCACGAGGCAAGCGCTCTCGAGAGTGAAGAGGGTGTACGACATGGTTCCAGAGCCTAAAGTGGTTGTAGCCGTAGGTACTTGCGCGTGCGATGGCGGAGTATTCAAGGAGAGCCCCATGGTGTGCTCCCCCCTTGAGAGGTTTTTACCCGTGGATGTGCGCGTCTACGGCTGCCCTCCAAGGCCCCATAACATACTGAGGGGGGTGCTGGAGGCAGCGGAAATCTTATCGAGGAAGAGGTGAGTGCGATGGCTCTGCAAGGTGGGGTTTACCAAGCTCTGCTCACAGCTCTCCTGTTTATTTACGTATTCTTTGCTGCCGTGCTAGTCGCGGGCGTTAGGAGGAAGCTGCGCGCCCGGCTGCAGGGGCGTGTGGGCCCGCCGGTCTGGCAACCTATCCTAGATTTCCTGAAGCTGCTGTTCAAGAAGCCCACCGCTCCCTCTCTCGCTAACCCGGTCTACGTGAGCGCAGCGGTTATCGCGCTTCTGGCATCGCTCGCGGCAGCAGCTCTCGTGCCTTTCACTCGGCAGCACCCCCTGTGTTTCGCCGGCGACATTGTAGCGTTCTTCATCCTTCTGTTCGCTGGTGAGGCAGTGCTAGTGGTGGGTGGCTTAGCCTCAGGGAACCCCTACTCCTGGCTCAGCGGCATGAGGGCAATGCTCATCATGATGGTGAGGGAGCTTCTGCTGGCAGGCGCTCTCCTTCTCCTCTACGCTAGCACCCAGAAGTTATCACTGGTGGAAGCTCTACCTGCTGTTCCTCCAGCTGTAGCCGTGCCCCTCGCTCTCTTCTTCGTAGCTTTCGCACTGGTTCTCTCTATGTCAACGCTCTTCTCAGCTCCCGTCGCGGAGACCGAGGTTCTCGAGGGGTACTTCATCGAGTACAGTGGCCCCTTGCTCGCGATGGCAGAGCTCTCCCACTGGCTGCTAGCTTACGCGCCGCTCGCGCTAGCATCTTCCCTTTTCCTTGCAGCGGCAGGAGCGCTCGGGCTCAGCTGGCTCGCTGCAGCCGCGCACCTACTGATGCTCGCGGCTTTCTCCGCAGTTCTAGCTGTGCTTGACGCTGCTTTCGCAAGATTACGTATCTGGGGGGCGATGAAGCTCGCAGCTGCGCTTCTCGGAGCCTTGCTCGCGCTGGGGGCAGCCCTACTGGCTTTAAAGGTGGGAGCATGAGCATAGCTGCTGAAGCTCTTAGGAGGCTTTTGAAAGGGCCGTGGACCCTAAAGTACCCGCTAGAGCCAGCCGAAGCTCCGGAAGGGTACAGGGGAAGGTTGTTCATTGATTCGAGTGTGTGCAGAGGGTGCGGTGTCTGCGCGCGTGTATGTCCCTCTAAAGCGGTGGAGCTGGTGGAGGGGGATGCCGAGATCATTGTGCGCGTTTACCACGATAAGTGCATTAGGTGCGGCGAGTGCGTGGAGAAGTGCCCTTACAGAGCTCTCTCCTTTTCGAGAGAGTTTGAGCACACTTCGAGGACTTCCCTCACAGTTATGGCGGAGGCGAGGATCCCCGCGGTGAGGTGCGGTGCGTGCGGCAGGCTCTTCATCTCTGAGAGGCTAGGAGTGGACATCGCCGGCTCCAGTCGCCGCGAGCTACCTTACCTCACCCAGCTGTGCCCTGACTGCCGAGCTCGGGTAGCAGCCAGCGCAACAGCCTCCAGGAAGATCACCTAAAGGGGTCTTCTTTACCGTTTCATCCCGAACCGCGGGTTAGAACCGGCGAGCGTTGCGCACAAATGTTTAAACTGCAGCGGGAATTTGTCCCTTATGCTCAACACCGAGAAGCTGTTCGGCGAGCTGAGGGAGTACGAGGCCGTTAAGGACGAGGTTTCCCAGCTGTCCTTGAGGGTGACAAGGCTGAGCAAGTCAGCTATCTACGCCGCTATAAGAGGTGATTGGCCGGCTGCCGAGGAGAGCTTCCGGAAAGTGGAGAGCGAGGCGGCGAAGCTCAGGGACACTGTGCTTAAGTGGCCGATGTTCTACGGGACAGGGGCTCACGGCCTGCAGGAGTACGTGGAGGCTGCTGTCGTGTACTACTTCCTCAAGGAGGGCAGGATCCCGCAGAGAGAGGAGCTCGGGGTAGACGTGTACACGTACCTTATGGGCGTTGGGGACGCTGCCGGAGAGCTCAGCAGGAAAGCGACCGAGGAGCTCTTGAAAGGCGGTGTTGAAGCTGCGCAGAAGCTCCGGGAGGCTGTCGAGCAGCTCTACCTGAGCATGCTGTCTCTCGAGCCCAGGGACTACGATCTGAGGAGGAAGACAGACTACGTTGCCAGCCAGGCGGGCTGGATCACCGAGAAGCTCTTCTACGCTATCACCTGCCGCTCCCTCACCGCGCGAGAGCCTGGAGAGCAGGGGGCTGGAGGTTCTACAACCTGACGACGACCTTTACCTCTTCTCTCTTCAGCGACCTTTCCAGGGCCTCCCCAGCCCTCTCCACCCCCTCGAGAACGCTGGTAACCACGGGCTTAACCAGCCCCCTCTTCAGGAGGCTAATCGCCTCCCTGAACTCTTTGAAGGTGCCGCACCTCGTCCCCACGATCCTTAGCTCTTTGACGACAGCCCATGTGAGGTTCACCGTAGACGGAGAGCCGGGCGTCGACTTCAAGTGCACTACGCCCCGGGGCCTCGCCAGCCTGACTGCCATGTCGAGGGCTGCGGGGTCCCCGCTAACCTCGAAGACTGCATCGAAGCCCTGGCCCTCCTCCGTCTTCCCCCTCGCGAACTCCTCGGCTTCGCGCGGTGAAAGCACTTCGATGCCCAGGCTCTCGAGGTGCTTTCTCTTCGGGCTACCCTCCCTGACGATAGCCACGGGCTCCGCGCCCGCAAGCCTGAGCACCTGAGCCGTCAGCACGGCCAGGTTCCCAGACCCTATCACCGCGCACTTGCTCCCGGGCGGTAGAGGGATCTGCGAGAGCGCGTTCAGCACAGCTGCGATCGGCTCTACTTCCGTCGCCACCACCGGGTCGATCCCGTCGACAAGGTGCAGCGAGCTGGCGGGAGCGGTGAAGTACTCCGCAAGCCCTCCGTCGAAGTCGATGCCCAGTGTCTTCTTGCGCGGGCAGTGAGTGTACAGGCCCGCTCTGCAGAACCTACACTCCCAGCACGGGAAGTTGATCTCCGGTACGACGAGCCTGCCCACCAGCTCCTCGGGCCCTTCCTCGACGATGCCCGCAACTTCGTGTCCCGGCACGAGCGGCGCTTTAAAGAGCGGGTAGGTCCCAGTGTAGAAGGCCTTATCCGTCCCGCAGATACCTACTGCCACGCTCCTGACAAGTGCCCAGCCGGCCGGAGGAGCAGGCTTCTCAACCTCCTCCACTACGAGCTTTCGCGGAGCGTAAAGCCTCGCGGCTTTCACGGGTAGCTAGCCTGCCTAAGGGCTTAGAAAACCTTCCGGCTGCGGCGGAGCAGCATAGAATCCCCGGCGAAGATGCTGCTTCTCTGCAAGCCCCGCTCAGCCGCTTCGGAGCGCTAGATCCAGGAGTTCTCGAACACCCTCCTCCAGGCTCACGAGGGGCTGAAAGCCTAAGCGCGCTCTAGCTTTCGCGATATCAGCGTAGCTGTGCTTCACATCTCCTGGGCGCGGCCTGTCGTACACGGGCTCGAGCTCCAGCCCCGCTAGCCTCGTAACCAGCTTGGCGAGCTCGAGGATCGAAGTAGGCTTGCCCGAAGCCACGTTGAGTACTTCGTTCCGCAGACCCCGCTCGAGCGCTGCCAGCACCGCTCTAGCGACGTCCCGCACGTGCACGAAGTCTCTAGTCTGGGAACCGTCTCCGAAGATCACTGGGGGGAGGCCCCTCGCCGCTCTCTCGACGAATTTCGCGATGACACCTGCGTACGCTGCTGACTGGCCGGGCCCGTACACGTTGAAGAGCCGGAGCGTGAGGTAGCTGAGCCCGTAAACCTTGCTGAAAACCTCGAGGACCTGCTCCCCCATCAGCTTGCTCAAGCCGTAGGGCGAGATCGGCCGAGTCGGATGGTCCTCCCTCACCGGGAGGTAGGTAGGCTCGCCGTAGACTGCCGCTGAGCTCAGGTAGATGAACAGCTCAGCGCCGGAGTCGCTGCAAGCCTTCGCTAGCTTAGCGGTTGCGATAGCGTTGTTTTCGAAGTACTCGAGAGGCTTCTCGACGGACTCGGCCACGTCGATGTACGCTGCAGCGTGCACAACCGCGTCGAAGTCCGCGCAGCTGACCTGCCCCCTAACGTCCGAGACGACTAGCTGCACGCCCGCCTCGCGGAGCCTGCTGAGAGTGTACCTGCTCGGCCTCTCGAGGTTGTCAAGCGCGACGACACTGTAGCCTTTTTCAGCCAGGAGGAGGGCTACGTGCCCCCCGACGAAGCCGGCACCGCCCGTGACGAGCACCTTCACTTCAGGCACCCAGGATGGCTGGCACCGGGGCGATGTAGAGGACGAGGTAGAGCCACGCGATGTGGGCAGCAGCGCTGCACGCTACCCCCCACTTCCTCGCCAGCAAGCCAGTCACCAGGCCCACGGGGGCGGCTGCGAGGATCAGGAGCGGGAGCCCGGAGACCAGGTGCACCAGCGAGTACGGAATCGCGGAGAGCCACCACGGCCTGCCTAGCCGCGAGACTATCAGGTCCTCCTGAAGGTAACCCCTCCAGAAAACTTCCTCTGCAAGCCCTACTACAAAAACCGCAGCTAGCTCTACGGGTGTGCGGGTTAGCGAGCTGTAAACTCGAAGCACCTGCCACCACATCCCCACCGCTACCGAGAAGGCTCCTCCCGCTATGAAAACGAAGTAGAGTGCGAGAGCGCCGAGGGGCCAGGCGAGGAGCCAGCCTCTCGACGGCGGGAGGCGGCTCCGCAGGCTCGGCTTCAGCGCTAGCGCAAAGGCGGCTAGGGTGGAGGCAGCTAGGCTCATCGCTAGCACCAGCCACTCGAGTGCAAGGTTGAAAACCACGTAGAACAGCGGCCAGGGAAGAGCTAGCAGCAGGTAGTCTGAAGCTTCTGTTCGCGCCACGGTGTCGAAGTGTAGAGCAACTTAAAAAAGAATGATGTTTCCGGTTCACCCCCGTGCAGAAAGATGCCTTGCTGGTCGCCGAGAAGCTGTGGAAGTTCTACAGCCGCACCCCCGCGCTGACCGGCGTCTCGCTCTCCGTGCGCAGCGGGGAGATCTACGCGCTGCTAGGCCCCAACGGGGCTGGGAAGACAACGCTCCTGAAAGTGATCGTCGGGCTCTTGAAGCCGAGCTCTGGGATCGTTAGGGTCTGCGGCCACGACGTTAGGAGCGAGAGGCTCAGGGCGCTGTCCTGCCTCGGCTACGTCCCCGAGAACCCTGTGGGCTTCGACTACCTGACGGTCCGGGAGTTCCTCGAGTTCGTCGGCTCGCTGAGGGGTGTGCCGAGGGAGCTCGTGGAGGAGAGTATCGCGAAGTACTTGCCGATGTTCGGCATAGAGGATAAGGAGCACGAGTTCATGGGGAGGCTCTCTAGAGGATCTGTGCAGAAGGTTCTCGTGGCTGCAGCCTTCATGCACAGGCCCCGGGTCCTAGTCATGGACGAGCCCATATCCGGCATGGACCCCGAGTCGCAGAGGGCTTTCAAAGACGAGGTGAGGAGCTTCGCCTCGCAGGGCGCTGCAGTCCTCATCTCGAGCCACATGCTCGACACCGTCGAGAGGCTCTGCACGAGAGTCGGTGTGATCAACAAAGGCTCCCTGATCGCCGAGGGCACGCTCGAGGAGGTCAAGCGCAAAGCGGAAGCGGGCGAGAGCGCAACCCTGGAGGAAGTCTTCCTGAAGCTGGTGAGAGGTGCGTAGATGAAGCGCGCTTGGGAGGTTACAGTCTACCTTCTCAAGAACAACGTCAACGCGGTCGCCAGGACGCTCACCCAGAGCAGCGCCGGTAAAGTCGCCTTAGCAGCCCTCCTCGCAGTGCTCGCCGCCCCACCGGCTTACTCCATCCTCTCCGTAGCGGTTCACGGCCCGCCCCCCGCGGCGCTCGCCCGAAGCTGGATACCTGCGGGCTTGGAGAAGAACACGGTGATAGCCAGCACCAGCGCTTTCCTAACAGTAATCGTTCTGATGACAGCGTTCAGAGGCCCTCACGAGATCACGGCCAGCGAGGAAGCAGAGTACGAGCTGCTCTTGTCGCTACCTCTAACGATGCCAGAGTACGTGCTCGGCAAGCTCGGCTACTTCGCCGCGCAGTCTCTACTAGCGAGCACCGCCCTCGTAGTCGCTGGAGTAGCGCTAGCCCCCCTCGTGACCGGGGGGAGCGTTGCTAAAGCCCTCCTCTTCCCTCTGGCGTACCTCCTCTTCCTCCTCTACGCTGAGACCCTGTTCCAGCTGATCGTCGTGGTGAGGGCGGTCTCGGGCCGCCGCGTCTGGGCGGTCTCGGCCGCGGCGCTCGCGTACCTGGCCGCTGCCGCCGCGCATTCTGTTCTCACGAGGTCCCTGTCTCCTTTGCTCACCGCCCCCGCGCTGCTAGCAGCCGCACCCCTCGTGCACTGCTTCACGATTTCTGAGACGCCCGCCTTCGTAGCTCTAGAGCTCGCGGCCTTACTCCTCCTCGACGCGCTTCTCGTAGCGTGCCTCTACGCGGTGTCAACCCGCCTCGAACCTGAGAACGTTAAACCGCTCAGCGAGGTTGCGAGATCTCTACTCCTGGGTAGGCCTACGCGGAGCCGCCGGATGCCGGGGAGCCACAGCGCCGCTATCAGGAGAGTCGTGCTGGAGCTTCCGCTGCTATCGCTTAGGCACGCTGCGCTCGTTCTCGGAGCGCTAGCTGCGGCGGCCGGCGGAGGCTACGCTGCAAGGCTCCTGCTGCCGGGGCTTGACGCTTCAACGGTTACTTCCTTCGCGGTAGGCGTGCTAGTACTCGAGCTCACAGTCTCGACGGGCAACATCGCGCTCCGCGATCTTTCGCCGCTGTGGTTGTACAGGACTTCAGCCCAGAGCATGAAGCCGCTAGCCGCCTCCTTGCTAGCCAAGAGCGTGGTGTACTACACGGAGTCCTTCGCAGTCGTGGGAGTGCTGCTCGCTTCCCTGACCGGGAACCCGGCGCACCTGCTGTTACCGCTCGCAGCCATGCCTGCCTCTGCAGCGTCGGCCACCGTGGCTCTATGGTTCCTCGCCCACGTAGCTGCTCACCGCAGGCTGGTCCGCTTCTCGTCGCGAGGCTTCTACCTCCTCGAAGACATCGTAGCGACGCTCATCATGGGCTTCTCCCTCGTTGCCGCCGTCTTCTCGGTAACTTCCTTCAACCTACTGCTGGAGTACGCGAGCGGCACAGCTCTCTTCAAGCTCTTCCCGCTCATCTCCCTGGCAGTCGGAGCAATCCTCACTTTGATAGGGAGAGACGTGCTCGCCGATACGCTCGCCTCGATCGACGTAGCAGGCTAGAGCTCCCCCACCGAAACGTGGATGGGCGCTGTCAGCGAGGAAAGCACGTTCTCAGGGTGGTAGGGGTCCAGCGGATCTTCCGCTGCGCGAAGAGTCTCAAGCCTGATGAAGATCGCATCCCTCAAGTCAACCTCCAGCTCGGCTTCGAAAGCTTTTTCCTCAACGTTCCAGGTAGCGATCACCCCCTTGTCCGTGACGAGCCTCGCGAGGTGCCCAGCACCCTCCTCAACCTTCACCAGCACTCTAGCGTTGCCCACCGCGGCGGCGGTCCCGCCCATCGGCACCTCTCTCCCGCCCGCCGCAACCGCGAGCTCAACCTTCGGGCCGCTCGGCGACTCCGACACGAAAACCCTCTGCCTGAGAAGGCCTCCCAGCAACCCTTCCTCGCTGAGCTCGTCGACGTAAACCCAGGTGGTCGGGGTTCCGAGTAGAAGCAGGTCTCCCGAAACCTTCAAGTTATGCACATCGCTACCGCCCACAAGCCCGAGCCTGCATCCCGCGCGCAGCTGGTCATCCCACTTCCTCAGAGAGACGTAGTTGTTGAACTCCCAAAACGCGTGGAAAACCTCGACCAGGTCGGCGAAACCCATCACACCCCACTCCCAGTCTGGTCCAAGGGGCTTAGGGTGGTTGACCGAAACTACGCCTCCTCTACGCCTCACATCCTCGACAGCCCGCAGCAGATCTGCAGTGCTCTGGATCCTGAACTCCGGAGTCCTCTCAACACCATACACGTTGAAGTGTCCCCGGTACGTGGTTACTTCTACTCCGCGCAGAACCAGCACACCGTCCAGGAACAGGCTTCTGCCACCCATCTCGAGAACGTGAGAGTGAGTATTGTGGTCGGTTACAGCGACAAAGTCGAGACCTAGCTTCCTCGCCGTCGACGCGAGCTCTGAGATGCTGGAGTCCCCATCGCTGTGAACCGTGTGCGTGTGAAAGTCGCCCCTAACCCAGCCCTCCCTAGCCCGCGGCCCTTCCTCAACTGACTGCAGAATACTGCCCCCAGACCCTCCGCCGCCTCTAGCCTCTTCCGAGAACGTTATCGAGACTTCGTACTCGCAGCCCCCTTCAGGGATCTTGTATAGGCCTAGGATCACGTGCCAGGTCCCGCTCCTCAGAGGCCCGGGGATGTAGCTGGGCGTGGCCGAGGCTTCAGAGATGTAGAAAGACTTCTTGTTCGACCCACTCCACCCCCTGAAGCTCTCCATGGCTTCTACGAGCTCGAGGGGTCCTGGCTCGAAAACCCCGATGTCGATCGTACACTCGCCGGGGCCGAGGCCGCGGTAGCTGTACTCCACCTCGATGGCTCTGCACCACTCGGGGACCTCGAAAGGCAGGTACAGGTACGTCCCAGCCTGCTCCCTGCCCGCGGCCCCCTTCATCTTCAGGCTGGCGGTCTTCATACAGCTCTACCCCGCTTCCTCGCTCTTGTGAGTTTCGTGTACGTTGCGTACCACAGCGCGCCTATCAGGACGACAGCCGCCCCGAGGGAGGCGGCTGAGCCGAGCAGGCTGAGCGTCAGCGCTGTGCTGAGCAGCATGCCCGCGTAGGAGTGAATAGGAACGCCTCTAACGTCGTACCGCACTCTCAGGCTTGCCCGCTCCAGCCTCAGCGCGGCGTAGTTTGTCAGGATGTGCGTGATGAGGACGCAGAAGCTTGTAAGGCTCGCCAAGCTCGCGAGGTCGATGGTGAGAACCAGGAACGCCATGACGGCTCCCGAGAGCAGGACGGTGTACACAGGTGTCCTGAACCTGCTGTGCAGCTTCGAAAGCGTGTAAGGCATCTCCATGTTCCTCGCCATAGCGAAGAATATCCTCGACTGCCCCATGACGGAGGTTAAAACCACGCTGAACGTCGCGAGGAGGCCTCCAGCGTACAGCAGAGGCTTCAGCCCGAGCTCTTCAGCCGCCTCAGCTAGCGGGGCCTGCGAGGAGCTAAGCCTAACCCAGCCGACCGTGCCCACCGCGGTGACTGCAACCAGGAGGTAAATAGTGGAGGAGACGGCTAGAGCCAGCAGTATCGCTCGGGGGATGTTCCGCTCCGGGTCCTTCACCTCCTCGGCGAGCGTCGTGATCCTTGGGAATCCGATGTACGCGAAGTAGAACAGCCCTGAGGCCTGAACGACCGCGAGCAGACCCTTATCGAGAACGCCGCCCAGGTTTGCCGGCTGGACTCGGGGGAGGCCTGCTGCGGAGAACGCTACGAGAGCTAGAAGCTTCAACACTACGATAAGGTTGTTAACGCTCGCCGAGAGCTTCGCGCCGAGGACGTTGAGCAGCGTCACGAGAGCTATCAGGCCCAGAGCCGCAGCTTTCACCGGGATCTCCGGGAAGGCTGAGGACAAGTAGCTCCCGAAGCCTAAGCTCGCGGTAGCTCCCAGGACTATGTTCCCTGAAACCCACAGCCAGCCCATCATGAAGCCGGTGAAAGGAGATATGAGGGTGTGCCCGAACTCGTAAGGCCCTCCAGCCCTAGGCAGAGCAGCCCCCAGCTCGCAGAAGCTGAGAGCTGTGAACGTTGCGCTCACACCGCTGAGAACTACAGCCAGCAGAACCCCGGAACCCGCGATCCCCGCCGCGATCCCTATCAGCACGAAGATTCCAGCGCCGATAATTGCGCCGAGGCCCACTGACACGGCGTCCAGGAGGCTAAGCTGCCTCTGAAGCTGTACACCTGTTCCGCCTTCATCTCTGCTCACTACCACCACCCGTGCCTTCCTCCTCCGGAGCTGTGGGGTCTGGCTTCACTCTCCAGGCACCTCCACCCGTAGCTGCGCCCCGAGAGCACTGGGAGCTACAGACTGCGTGAAAAAGGTTTCGAGGTAAATGCTTTCGGCGCTTTTCCGCGGGCGCAGCTCTCGAGGGCAGCCTCTGCGAAAAGCCAATTGGGGAGCTTAACGCTAGCAGGTAGGGGGATGATGCAAGTCTGGAGCTCTGAGGGGTGAAGAGCTTTCCGCTGAGCGCTGACCCTACTCCGAAACCTTTCTAGGAATTGAATGAGTTGTCATAATTTTTTCTGCCAAATATTTAAAAATAACAGTTGTTATTCTTCTCCCCGCAGGGTGGCACCGTTGCAGAAGTTCAGCTACGGGAAAATCTTCCTTCTCGGCTTCGGCTTCTTCGGGATCAGTGTCATCTGGTCCATCTACAACTCCTACGTCCCGGTATTCCTGAAGGAGCACGCACTCCCCTCGTGGCTCGTCGGCTTCATCATGACGATCGATAACATCTTCGCTGTAGTGCTGCTCCCCTACATCGGCGTGCTCAGCGACCTCACTAGGACGCGGCTCGGCAGGCGAAAACCCTACATCCTCGCGGGCGCCCCTCCAGCGGCTCTCACCTTCGCGCTGATCCCGCTGCTTAGAGGCGAGCTGATACCGATGATGATCGTCATTCTCTTCATGAACCTTTCAATGGCGCTCTTCCGCTCACCAGTCATCGCGTTCATGCCCGATATAACGCCATCCGAGTACAGGAGCCAGGCTAACGGGATCATCAACTTCATGGGAGGAGTGGGCTCGCTGCTCGCGTTCTTCGCGGGAAGCTGGCTATACCGGCTCAACCCAACATACCCCTTCATCGCGAGCGCTGTCCTGCTCGCCGCCTCCAGCTTCCTCGTAATCGTCCTTGTCGACGAGCCTGAAGAGTTCAAGGTGAAGGGTGGTAAGTCAAACATCGGCGGAGAGCTCGGCAGGCTCTTCCGGAGGAGCTTCGCCGACCTAGGGGGGACTCTCTCCGCTGCCTACAGCGACCCAGACAAGAGCCTCCTGTTCATGCTGGCGTCAATCTTCCTCTGGTTCGTGGGCTACAACGCTATTGAGACTTTCTTCACGAGTTACGCGAAGTGGTACATGGGGATCGGTGAGGCGACAGGAGCTTTCCTCCTGGGTTTCGTGGCGCTCGGCTTCCTCATCTTCTCCCTCCCAGCTGGCTTCATTGGCGCTAAGCTCGGCCGCCGGAAGACGATGACTTTAGGGCTGCTGCTCATCCTAGTCCTCCTCTCTCTCGCGATGCAGCTGCCAGAGATCCTGCCCGTCGAGGTTGCTGTTCTCTACATCCAGGGAGTCTTCCTTCTCCTCGGCTTCTCCTGGGCGCTAGTGAACGTCAACTCCTTACCCACCGTCGTTGACATGACTTCGCGTGAGAAGCTAGGCACGTACACCGGCCTCTACTACTTCGCTTCTCAGACGGCGGCGATCACGGGCCCGCCGATCGCC
This window encodes:
- a CDS encoding NADH-quinone oxidoreductase subunit B family protein, which translates into the protein MRGYVLRRSIWVYHLNTGACNGCDIEAIAALAPRYDVERFGVKLVGSPRHADVLLVTGPLTRQALSRVKRVYDMVPEPKVVVAVGTCACDGGVFKESPMVCSPLERFLPVDVRVYGCPPRPHNILRGVLEAAEILSRKR
- a CDS encoding NADH-quinone oxidoreductase subunit H, whose translation is MALQGGVYQALLTALLFIYVFFAAVLVAGVRRKLRARLQGRVGPPVWQPILDFLKLLFKKPTAPSLANPVYVSAAVIALLASLAAAALVPFTRQHPLCFAGDIVAFFILLFAGEAVLVVGGLASGNPYSWLSGMRAMLIMMVRELLLAGALLLLYASTQKLSLVEALPAVPPAVAVPLALFFVAFALVLSMSTLFSAPVAETEVLEGYFIEYSGPLLAMAELSHWLLAYAPLALASSLFLAAAGALGLSWLAAAAHLLMLAAFSAVLAVLDAAFARLRIWGAMKLAAALLGALLALGAALLALKVGA
- a CDS encoding 4Fe-4S dicluster domain-containing protein: MSIAAEALRRLLKGPWTLKYPLEPAEAPEGYRGRLFIDSSVCRGCGVCARVCPSKAVELVEGDAEIIVRVYHDKCIRCGECVEKCPYRALSFSREFEHTSRTSLTVMAEARIPAVRCGACGRLFISERLGVDIAGSSRRELPYLTQLCPDCRARVAASATASRKIT
- a CDS encoding alcohol dehydrogenase catalytic domain-containing protein encodes the protein MKAARLYAPRKLVVEEVEKPAPPAGWALVRSVAVGICGTDKAFYTGTYPLFKAPLVPGHEVAGIVEEGPEELVGRLVVPEINFPCWECRFCRAGLYTHCPRKKTLGIDFDGGLAEYFTAPASSLHLVDGIDPVVATEVEPIAAVLNALSQIPLPPGSKCAVIGSGNLAVLTAQVLRLAGAEPVAIVREGSPKRKHLESLGIEVLSPREAEEFARGKTEEGQGFDAVFEVSGDPAALDMAVRLARPRGVVHLKSTPGSPSTVNLTWAVVKELRIVGTRCGTFKEFREAISLLKRGLVKPVVTSVLEGVERAGEALERSLKREEVKVVVRL
- a CDS encoding NAD-dependent epimerase/dehydratase family protein, whose product is MKVLVTGGAGFVGGHVALLLAEKGYSVVALDNLERPSRYTLSRLREAGVQLVVSDVRGQVSCADFDAVVHAAAYIDVAESVEKPLEYFENNAIATAKLAKACSDSGAELFIYLSSAAVYGEPTYLPVREDHPTRPISPYGLSKLMGEQVLEVFSKVYGLSYLTLRLFNVYGPGQSAAYAGVIAKFVERAARGLPPVIFGDGSQTRDFVHVRDVARAVLAALERGLRNEVLNVASGKPTSILELAKLVTRLAGLELEPVYDRPRPGDVKHSYADIAKARARLGFQPLVSLEEGVRELLDLALRSG
- a CDS encoding CPBP family intramembrane glutamic endopeptidase → MARTEASDYLLLALPWPLFYVVFNLALEWLVLAMSLAASTLAAFALALKPSLRSRLPPSRGWLLAWPLGALALYFVFIAGGAFSVAVGMWWQVLRVYSSLTRTPVELAAVFVVGLAEEVFWRGYLQEDLIVSRLGRPWWLSAIPYSLVHLVSGLPLLILAAAPVGLVTGLLARKWGVACSAAAHIAWLYLVLYIAPVPAILGA
- a CDS encoding ABC transporter ATP-binding protein — its product is MQKDALLVAEKLWKFYSRTPALTGVSLSVRSGEIYALLGPNGAGKTTLLKVIVGLLKPSSGIVRVCGHDVRSERLRALSCLGYVPENPVGFDYLTVREFLEFVGSLRGVPRELVEESIAKYLPMFGIEDKEHEFMGRLSRGSVQKVLVAAAFMHRPRVLVMDEPISGMDPESQRAFKDEVRSFASQGAAVLISSHMLDTVERLCTRVGVINKGSLIAEGTLEEVKRKAEAGESATLEEVFLKLVRGA
- a CDS encoding CehA/McbA family metallohydrolase, which gives rise to MKTASLKMKGAAGREQAGTYLYLPFEVPEWCRAIEVEYSYRGLGPGECTIDIGVFEPGPLELVEAMESFRGWSGSNKKSFYISEASATPSYIPGPLRSGTWHVILGLYKIPEGGCEYEVSITFSEEARGGGGSGGSILQSVEEGPRAREGWVRGDFHTHTVHSDGDSSISELASTARKLGLDFVAVTDHNTHSHVLEMGGRSLFLDGVLVLRGVEVTTYRGHFNVYGVERTPEFRIQSTADLLRAVEDVRRRGGVVSVNHPKPLGPDWEWGVMGFADLVEVFHAFWEFNNYVSLRKWDDQLRAGCRLGLVGGSDVHNLKVSGDLLLLGTPTTWVYVDELSEEGLLGGLLRQRVFVSESPSGPKVELAVAAGGREVPMGGTAAAVGNARVLVKVEEGAGHLARLVTDKGVIATWNVEEKAFEAELEVDLRDAIFIRLETLRAAEDPLDPYHPENVLSSLTAPIHVSVGEL
- a CDS encoding APC family permease — encoded protein: MSRDEGGTGVQLQRQLSLLDAVSVGLGAIIGAGIFVLIGIAAGIAGSGVLLAVVLSGVSATFTALSFCELGAALPRAGGPYEFGHTLISPFTGFMMGWLWVSGNIVLGATASLGFGSYLSSAFPEIPVKAAALGLIALVTLLNVLGAKLSASVNNLIVVLKLLALVAFSAAGLPRVQPANLGGVLDKGLLAVVQASGLFYFAYIGFPRITTLAEEVKDPERNIPRAILLALAVSSTIYLLVAVTAVGTVGWVRLSSSQAPLAEAAEELGLKPLLYAGGLLATFSVVLTSVMGQSRIFFAMARNMEMPYTLSKLHSRFRTPVYTVLLSGAVMAFLVLTIDLASLASLTSFCVLITHILTNYAALRLERASLRVRYDVRGVPIHSYAGMLLSTALTLSLLGSAASLGAAVVLIGALWYATYTKLTRARKRGRAV
- a CDS encoding MFS transporter; amino-acid sequence: MAPLQKFSYGKIFLLGFGFFGISVIWSIYNSYVPVFLKEHALPSWLVGFIMTIDNIFAVVLLPYIGVLSDLTRTRLGRRKPYILAGAPPAALTFALIPLLRGELIPMMIVILFMNLSMALFRSPVIAFMPDITPSEYRSQANGIINFMGGVGSLLAFFAGSWLYRLNPTYPFIASAVLLAASSFLVIVLVDEPEEFKVKGGKSNIGGELGRLFRRSFADLGGTLSAAYSDPDKSLLFMLASIFLWFVGYNAIETFFTSYAKWYMGIGEATGAFLLGFVALGFLIFSLPAGFIGAKLGRRKTMTLGLLLILVLLSLAMQLPEILPVEVAVLYIQGVFLLLGFSWALVNVNSLPTVVDMTSREKLGTYTGLYYFASQTAAITGPPIAGLFIDLLGYGALFPFSLIFLALSAVTLQFVKRGEARRGF